The DNA region CGTTCAAGAGGGGCAGGCGGGTCGCTGCCAGAACCGGGCTGGGGACCTGGAAACTGGGCGGACTCGCGCCGCGGCAGCATACCCGTTTGGATTGCCGAAGACAAATCGACTTTCGGCGGGGAGGGTCACACGCACTCGGCCGCGCCGCGGTCGACCGTGGCCATCGCGCGGTTCAGCTCCGCCATGTCGATCGGCTTGACCAGGTGGATGTCGATCCCCGCGGCCTGCGACTGGGCGCGGTCGCGGTCGCTCCCCCACCCGGTGACCGCCACGATGGTCGGCCGGGGGTCGATCCGCTGGGCGCGGATCCGGCGGGCGGTCTCGTAGCCGTCCATGCCGGGCATGCCGATGTCCAGCAGGATCACGTCGGGCTTGAACGCGCAGGCCTGCTCGATGCCGGAGCAGCCGTCGTGGGCCGCGCGTACCGCGTAGCCATCAAGCTTCAGCAACGAGGCGAGCGTGCGGGCCGCGTCAACGTTGTCGTCTACCACCAGCACGCGGGTCGGCCGGCCGCGGTCGGTGGGCGGGGGAGACGGCAGTGCGGCGAACACGCCGGAGAGCTCCGGGGTGGGCTCGGTCATCAGGGCGGGGTCTGCCGCGGGCAGGCGCACCGTGAACCGGCTGCCGCGTCCGGGGCCCTCGCTCGACACGGCCGCCTGCCCGCCGTGCATCTCCACCAGTTGCTTCACCAGCGCCAGGCCGATGCCCAGCCCCTGGCTCTCGCGCGTGCTGGAGGCGTTGGCCTGGGTGAACAGCTCGAAGATGGCGTTCTGCGATTCGAGGGCGACGCCGATGCCGTTGTCGACGACGTGCAGCACCATCTCGGTCGGCTCGGAGTCGAGGAAGATGCGGATCCGCCCCTGGCGCGGCGTGTACTTGGCGGCGTTGGAGAGCAGGTTGGTGACCACCTGGATCAGCCGCAGCGGGTCGCCGTTCACCGCGGCGGGGAACGCGGGCCGCGAGAACTTCAGGTCGTGCTCGTTGCTGTCGATCTGCGGCCTGACCATCTCGATGGCGCGGTCGATCACGTCGCGCAGGTCGATCACCTCGCGTTTGAGCGTGAGGCCGCCGCGGAGGTAGCGCGAGACGTCCAGCAGGTCTTCGACGATGAGCACGAGCTGTTCGAGCTGGCGGCGCATCGAGCGGCGCACCTCGCGGCGTTTGTGCGATTCGAGGTTGGGGCGCTCCATGTACTCGATGCCGGTGCGGAGCGTCGCCAGCGGGTTGCGGAGCTCGTGGGCCAGCAGGGCGAGGAACTCGTCCTTGCGGCGGTCAGAGTCGCTGAGCTGCTTCGACATGGCGTCGCAGTTGCGCGCGTGCTGCTGCGAGAGGGCGTGCTCCTCGTCGTTGCGGCGGAACAGCACGATCGCGACGACGCCCACCAGCCCGTACACAAACAGCGCCACCAGGTGGGCCGGGTCGCCCCCCAGCAGGCTCCCCTCGGGCGGGATCACCCACAGCGCGGTGGCGAAGATCCCCATCACCAGCGCCAGCACGGCCGGCCCCGATCCGCCGACCCAAGCGGTGAGCAGGACGGAGACGTAGTAGAGCGCAAACGGGACGCGGTCTTCCAGCGAGACCGATAGAAAAATCCGCACCCAGGTGACCGCAACAGTGCTCGCGATCGCGAACCCGTACCTACAAACCGCATCCTTCACCCAAGGACTCATCCGCCCCCCCAACTAGTCTGATGCCGCGTTGATACGTCCCCCCGCCCCAAGCCGTCGCGGCCCTAGTGGCCGGCGTGCTCGAGGTCGCCGCTCATCTCACGGACCAGTTCGCCCGGCTTGATGGGCTTGGTGAACCAGCGGTCCACGCCGCGCGGGCCGATCTCTACCCCCCCGGAGCCGGGGTCTTCTCCGGTCACGGCAAACACCTTCACGCCTCGGTAGTCGGGGTTGGCGCGGATGGTGTCGATGGTCTTGCGGCCGTTCATCCGCGGCATGTTCATGTCCAACAGCACCATGTCGGGCCGGTCCTGTCGGGCGAGCTGCACCAGCGCTTGCAGGCCGTCGGCCGCGGTGTCGACCTCGAACCCGCTGAGCCGCAGGTAGCCGGCCAGCAGCTCGCTCTCGTTCTGGTCGTCCTCCACCAGCAGCGCACGGCGCCGCGGCGGCGTGGCCGGGGGCTTGGCGGGGGGGTCTTGCTCGGAGTCGATCCGGTCGAGCTGCGTGATGGCGCGGGCGAGCGACTCGAGGGCGTCGTCTTGCAGCCCCGCCTCGAGCTGCTTCTGCACCAGGCTCAGCCCCAGGTGGGCCGTGTTCAGCCGGTTGCGGAGGTCGTGCCGGCGTTTGGCCGCGGCGGGGTCGTCGGCGCCCTGCTTGGCGGCCTCGGCCTGTAGCTGCGCGCCGAGCGTGTCGACCAGCTCGTGGCGGAGCACTCGGACGTTGTCCGGGGCGTCGACGCCGATCCGCACCTTGTTGCCGCTGACGCGGAGGATCTCTACCGAGATGCCGAGGTTCGGGAAAACCACCTTGTCTTGCGGGCCGCGCGAGAGAACGAGCATGGGGACCTCCGTTTCGAGTTCGGCCGGGAGTCTCCACCCGGCGGCAGACGCCGTCGCTCCGCGATGGCGTTCCGCTGTGTAACATCTGGCGAGCACGTGACGCCCGGACCCAGGAACTACCTCCCTGGCGGCCGGCGTTGCGGAGGTCCCTTCCGCGGCTCGCGACTTTTGGTCAACCAGAAATCTAATCCGCCCCGGCCGGTTTGCCTACGGCAGTTGGCGAAGGATTTTCTTCTGCTAGCACGCCCCAGCGTCGGCCCCCGGCTCCGCGGGGGGCTGACGACCGGCTCACCACGTCCCTACGCCGTAGTAAGGCTCGGCGGTCAAACCGGTTCGGGCGTGAACGAGGCCCACGATCGCGTCGACCTCGGCGTCTTCCAGCGGGCCGACGTACGACTCGGTCGGCTTGCGGGCGACCGTGTACACCTGCACCAGCCGCAGCCGGCCGCCGGCTGCGGTGATCTCATTCAGCCGGTCGCAGAACGCCTCTAGCTCTGCCGCGGGGGGCGCCTCGCCCGCGACGCGCATGAAGAGCGACTGGATCACCAGCGGCCGCGTCTGCGCGGCGGCCGTGATGTTGTCGACGATCCGCTGGAAAGGGATCGTGGTGCGGTCGATCTGCTTGAAGTACTCGGGGGTGCCCGCCTCGAGCTTGGCCCACACCTCGCCGTTGTTCTGGTCGAGCACCTCGAGGCCGCGCTGCACCACGGGGCGGTGGAACATGCTGGCGTTGGTGATCAGCACCATCTTGACGTCGTCGAGCGCCAACTCCCGCTTGACCCCCGCGGCGAGGGTCATCAACTGATCGAAGTTGCGGTACGTGGTCGGCTCGCCGTCGCCGCTAAAGGCGATGTCGTTCAGCCGCCGCAACGCGGGGGGGACGTCGCGGAACCGCGGGTGATCGAACAACTCGCCGGACGCGGCCAGGCGCAGCGACCACCGCAGCTCACCCAGCAGGTCGTCTGTTTCCACGAACCGGGTCTCGCTGCGCGTGGTGCGGTCGACCTGGCAGTAGACGCAGTCGAAGTTGCAGACCTTGTCGGGGTTCAGGTTGACGCCGATCGACACCCCGCCGCTACGCCGGCTGAGCACCGGGTAGACAAACCGGCTGGTCTCGAACGACCGCGAGTGCTGCGTGTGGAGCGGGAGGGGGTTCATGCGGGGGGCTTGTCCGCCTGGGCGAACGGGGCTTGTCGCTGCGCGACGGGGTTGCGGGAACGGCGGATCTGGCGTTGGCAATAAACCGCGGCGGGGGTGCGAAAAAGGGGTAAGGCGTCGGCGGCGGCGCCTCCGCACACCCTTCTCCAGAGGTTCACGATATGACGGCCCCAACACGAAGGCAAACGGGTTTTACGCTGGTCGAGCTGCTGGTGGTGATCGCCATCATCGGCACGCTGGTGGCGTTGCTGCTGCCGGCGGTGTCGATGGCGCGCGAGTCGGGGCGGCGTTCGGCATGCCTGAACAACCTGCGGCAGTTGACGCTGGCGGCGATCCAGTTCGAAGGGAGATTCCAGCGTTGGCCCGGGTCGATCGAGAAACTAGACAACAACCGGCTGGCGTCTCAGGAAGGAGAGCACTTTAGCACGTGGCCGGTGTCGCTGCTGAACGACCTGGAGCAGGCAAACCTGTTCGAGGTCTACGCCGCGGGGGGCGCCCCCGAGCCGTTCCTGTCGGTCATGCTCTGCCCCAGCGACGGCTACAAGCAGCGGTCGGGCGCGGCCAACTCGTACGTCGCCAACGCGGGGCGCGCGGGGCCCGCCAACGCAGAGAAGGCCGCAAACGGGCCGGCGCTAAACCGCGCCTACCGACCCCTGGCCGAGATGCGTGAAGGGATGTGGCGAGACGGCCGCGAGTACACGCTGACCTATTCTGAGTCGCTCGAGGCGCCCCGCTTCGACGAGGTGGGGTGGAGCGGGTTCGACCGAGACTGGCCACTGCCGGACCACACGTTCATCGACGGCGACTATGTCTCGGGGGGCAAAGACCACCTGTGGGCGTCCGTCTTCTTCTGGCACAACAAGCCGAGCGAGTACGTCATCATCAACGGTCGGTCGGCGGGGTGCTCCACCAACTGCGCGTGCGACACGGCCGACTACAGCGTCCGACGCTACACCAGCGATTGTGGGAACGGGTTCGAGGACCAGCGCTCCGCCTGGGCCAGACCCTCCAGCAACCACCCGGGCGGCGTGAACGCGGCGTTCGCCGGCGGACGCGTGGTCTTCCTCAAACAAGACATCAACTACGACGTCTTCCGCGGGCTGATGACCCCCAACGACCGCCGGTCGGACTCGCCCAACCCGGGGATCTTGATTGACGACGCGTCGTACTGAGCGACCGGCGTCGATCGGCGCCGCGTGTGTGCTATAATCGACGCAGCGGTCTAGCCCAGGAGACATTGACGATGACGCTGCCCGTGCCCAACGACCTCGCCCAAGAAATCGCCGATCGCATCGCGGCGGGGCAGTACAAGAGCGAAGAAGATTTCGTGCGCGCCGCGGTCGAAGCGCTCCGCCGCCAGGACACCGAGCTGGCGGCGATCGAAGAGGGGATTGCTGCGTGGCGCGAAGGCCGCGTGAGTGACCTCGACGAGTTCTCAGCCGAACTGCGAAAGGAGTTTGGCTGGGAAGAAGACAAGTGAGTTTTAAACTGCGTGTTACCGATCCGGCCAAGGACGACATCCGTCAAATCGTGACTTGGTGGTCCGAGCACCGAGACGCGGGACAGGCTCAGCGATGGCAAATCGGGCTTGAGACGCGGGTCCGGACGCTGAGGCAGCGTCCGACCTCCAGGCCGCT from Pirellulimonas nuda includes:
- a CDS encoding ATP-binding response regulator, which codes for MSPWVKDAVCRYGFAIASTVAVTWVRIFLSVSLEDRVPFALYYVSVLLTAWVGGSGPAVLALVMGIFATALWVIPPEGSLLGGDPAHLVALFVYGLVGVVAIVLFRRNDEEHALSQQHARNCDAMSKQLSDSDRRKDEFLALLAHELRNPLATLRTGIEYMERPNLESHKRREVRRSMRRQLEQLVLIVEDLLDVSRYLRGGLTLKREVIDLRDVIDRAIEMVRPQIDSNEHDLKFSRPAFPAAVNGDPLRLIQVVTNLLSNAAKYTPRQGRIRIFLDSEPTEMVLHVVDNGIGVALESQNAIFELFTQANASSTRESQGLGIGLALVKQLVEMHGGQAAVSSEGPGRGSRFTVRLPAADPALMTEPTPELSGVFAALPSPPPTDRGRPTRVLVVDDNVDAARTLASLLKLDGYAVRAAHDGCSGIEQACAFKPDVILLDIGMPGMDGYETARRIRAQRIDPRPTIVAVTGWGSDRDRAQSQAAGIDIHLVKPIDMAELNRAMATVDRGAAECV
- a CDS encoding response regulator codes for the protein MLVLSRGPQDKVVFPNLGISVEILRVSGNKVRIGVDAPDNVRVLRHELVDTLGAQLQAEAAKQGADDPAAAKRRHDLRNRLNTAHLGLSLVQKQLEAGLQDDALESLARAITQLDRIDSEQDPPAKPPATPPRRRALLVEDDQNESELLAGYLRLSGFEVDTAADGLQALVQLARQDRPDMVLLDMNMPRMNGRKTIDTIRANPDYRGVKVFAVTGEDPGSGGVEIGPRGVDRWFTKPIKPGELVREMSGDLEHAGH
- a CDS encoding radical SAM protein; amino-acid sequence: MNPLPLHTQHSRSFETSRFVYPVLSRRSGGVSIGVNLNPDKVCNFDCVYCQVDRTTRSETRFVETDDLLGELRWSLRLAASGELFDHPRFRDVPPALRRLNDIAFSGDGEPTTYRNFDQLMTLAAGVKRELALDDVKMVLITNASMFHRPVVQRGLEVLDQNNGEVWAKLEAGTPEYFKQIDRTTIPFQRIVDNITAAAQTRPLVIQSLFMRVAGEAPPAAELEAFCDRLNEITAAGGRLRLVQVYTVARKPTESYVGPLEDAEVDAIVGLVHARTGLTAEPYYGVGTW
- a CDS encoding DUF1559 family PulG-like putative transporter, whose protein sequence is MTAPTRRQTGFTLVELLVVIAIIGTLVALLLPAVSMARESGRRSACLNNLRQLTLAAIQFEGRFQRWPGSIEKLDNNRLASQEGEHFSTWPVSLLNDLEQANLFEVYAAGGAPEPFLSVMLCPSDGYKQRSGAANSYVANAGRAGPANAEKAANGPALNRAYRPLAEMREGMWRDGREYTLTYSESLEAPRFDEVGWSGFDRDWPLPDHTFIDGDYVSGGKDHLWASVFFWHNKPSEYVIINGRSAGCSTNCACDTADYSVRRYTSDCGNGFEDQRSAWARPSSNHPGGVNAAFAGGRVVFLKQDINYDVFRGLMTPNDRRSDSPNPGILIDDASY
- a CDS encoding ribbon-helix-helix domain-containing protein gives rise to the protein MTLPVPNDLAQEIADRIAAGQYKSEEDFVRAAVEALRRQDTELAAIEEGIAAWREGRVSDLDEFSAELRKEFGWEEDK